The following coding sequences are from one Molothrus aeneus isolate 106 chromosome Z, BPBGC_Maene_1.0, whole genome shotgun sequence window:
- the RGMB gene encoding repulsive guidance molecule B, whose product MGSAVPSRAPRAEAPLAALWRLLATLGLLLLGAGDCELHTSCGIQKCTTDFVSFTSHLNTALEDFDLEFCKALRAYSVCTYRNSKVCRGNLVYHSAVLGIGDLMNQRNCTKNGPTSSTNSEMTHDLCNYSGHTEARERQGGEKTPPPTYLFCGLFGDPHLRTFKDHFQTCKVEGAWPLIDNKYLSVQVTNVPVVPGSSATATNKITIIFKSYQDCTDQKVYQAMTDDLPAAFVDGTTSGGDENTRSLHIVEKVSGKYIEMHARYIGTTVYIRQLGHYLTLAIRMPQELVMTFEESQDLQLCLNGCPSSERIDQSGYLPLPVMGKLLPWGAASHPRSGYTLETATTKCHEKMLVKDIYFYSCLFDLLTTGDDNFTAAAHSALQDVEALHPSKEHWHIFPRSGDDGVGRDSKFFVSLGLLRLILVPYLPSSCLYSRRLQIMVFSCLETPQCIDLCKML is encoded by the exons ATGGGGAGCGCTGTGCCCTCCCGCGCCCCCAGGGCTGAGGCGCCGCTCGCCGCTCTGTGGCGGCTGCTCGCcacactggggctgctgctgctgggcgcAG GTGACTGTGAGCTGCACACATCTTGTGGAATCCAGAAGTGCACCACTGATTTTGTATCCTTTACCTCACATCTAAACACAGCTCTTGAGGACTTTGATTTGGAATTCTGCAAGGCCCTGCGGGCATACTCTGTGTGTACCTATCGCAATTCCAAAGTATGCCGTGGAAACCTAGTCTACCATTCTGCAGTGCTTGGGATTGGTGATCTCATGAACCAGAGAAACTGTACGAAAAATGGACCTACGTCCTCCACCAACTCTGAAATGACCCATGATCTCTGCAATTACAGTGGCCACACAGAAGCGAGAGAACGTCAGGGGGGAGAGAAGACACCTCCTCCTACTTACctgttttgtggtttgtttggggATCCTCATCTGAGGACTTTTAAAGATCACTTCCAGACATGCAAAGTGGAAGGCGCTTGGCCCCTCATAGACAATAAATACTTATCAGTGCAAGTGACCAATGTGCCTGTAGTCCCAGGATCCAGCGCTACTGCTACAAACAAG ATAACTATAATCTTCAAATCATACCAAGACTGTACAGATCAGAAAGTATATCAAGCAATGACTGATGACTTGCCTGCAGCTTTTGTTGATGGTACAACAAGTGGAGGAGATGAGAACACCAGGAGTTTGCACATTGTGGAGAAAGTCAGTGGCAAATATATTGAGATGCATGCAAGGTACATCGGAACCACAGTGTATATCCGCCAGCTTGGGCACTACCTGACCCTGGCCATTCGCATGCCCCAGGAGTTGGTCATGACCTTTGAGGAGAGCCAGGATCTGCAGCTGTGTCTGAATGGCTGCCCTTCCAGTGAACGTATTGATCAGAGTGGCTACTTGCCATTGCCTGTGATGGGAAAGCTGCTTCCCTGGGGTGCTGCATCTCATCCCCGATCAGGGTACACACTGGAAACAGCCACCACCAAATGCCATGAGAAGATGCTTGTGAAGGACATATATTTTTACTCATGTTTATTTGATCTACTCACCACTGGTGATGACAacttcacagctgctgctcacagtgccTTGCAGGATGTGGAGGCACTGCACCCCAGCAAAGAGCACTGGCATATCTTTCCCAGGAGTGGAGATGATGGTGTGGGCAGGGATAGCAAATTCTTTGTCAGTCTTGGACTTCTACGC